The nucleotide sequence CAAGTGCGGAGCGTACATCGTTTGCAAGTATTGCATATAAAAAAGATAAAAGTGCATTTGCCGGATCGAGTGGCGGACGTTTTGATCTTTGCGTGAATAAAAAATCTTCTCGCTGAGAAGTTATCAAAGAAGACAGAACACCGAAATATGTATTTGCACATTCACCTTCATAACCACGCAGTTCTTTTAATGTTTCTGCCTGCTTAATATTATTCAATCTTCGTCCGAGTGTTTCGGCTGCATCAACAACAGCATCAGGACAATTTTCCGGATGGTTGCGCTGATGACGAAGAAGGATGTATCTGTAATTAGACACTTTTGCAGCGATAATCGGTTTTGCAATTTTCAGTGATTCAAATTCATTATCTGAAATTGCGTACTGAGTTTTTCTTAATAAAACATTTCCTTTCTGTGCTCCATAAACTCTTGCAAGAAATTTACCGGTTTCTGTTAAGTAGCTTATGCCTACATTATTCTCTGCACAGAATGCCATTACTTGCGGAGTAAGTGGTTTGAAGCCGAAGCAAACAATATTTTCGATTGTATGTATCGGAGCCTGAAAAGCTTTCTTTGAAACTCCTTCATCATCAGTTACTTCTACAATAAATGTTTCTCGCTCTTTTCGAACAAAAGCTTTATCTGAAGTTATATAAAGTGTGTTTAGATGTTTTTTCATTTTTAGATTTAATAAAGATAACATCTTTTAATAAAGAAGTCATCTTTTCTTATTATGAATACAAATCTTTAATATAATTTTGCAATTTTCTTTTGTTCATTGCTTTCGGTTGACAGATAGATTGCAGTGAACAGTTTCTGCATTTTGAATTGTACTCAATCCTCGGAATTATTTTTTTATCTACAATCTCTCTAACTGCCTGAATAACTTGTAATGTTTGACTGCGAAGTTCCTCATCAATTGTTACCAAATTTCTTCTACGGATTTTGCCATAAAAGAAAGCTGCACTGGATATTTGTGTGTCTTGCATTTCTTCCAGGCAAAGCACCTGTGCACATAGTTGAACTTTATCGCTTATATCTTCTTTAGGTTCGCCCGCTTTGAATTCAACCGGAAAAATTTCTTTTCCTTTTGAAGTATGTTTGAATTCGACAACATCGCATCTTCCGACCAACCCGTATTTGAAAGAATGAATTCTAAGACCACGAACAGTTTTAATGTCACCTCTTGTTTCATAAGTATCGGTGTCAACTTTTTCGTGCAGAATTTCTCCGCGCACAGTAAACAGATTATCCTGCCAAACGTCATCCACGTGGATTAGACCGCATTGGCGCGGGCAGAAAATATAATGCTGCAAAGCACTGATCATTATAAAGTCATCTTCAGTGAACATAGATTATTTTCTACCTTTGTCAATCTTACGTTTTTGTTTTTCAGTTAAAGCTTTATAATTCTCCTTTGTTACAACCTTTCTTCCCGATTTTTTCTCAAGGTCCTTTCTTGCTTTTCCTGCAACACTTCCACCTTCTCTGGCTGCATTTTTATTAGGAACAAATCCATGAGCATTTTTAGTTCTCGCAATTTCAGTAGTAGAAGCTTCTCCAAGCATTGTAAAGATTAATTCCAAATCTGTCATATGGTCACGAAGATTTTCCTGTGCTTTAGTTAACCCTTTATGTTTTTTATAATCAGAAGGTGTGAATCCAAAAGTTGCTTTACTAATTTCAGCAGTAAGTATGGCGTATTCTAATCCTTCTTTGACACCACGCTTTTTCCATTCGTTAGTTAATTCATCTCTAACGAAAATCCCTCGAACACGTTTTTCAATCCATTCGTCTGAATAACCTTTAGCCTTGTATATCTCACGCATTCTGTGTTGAGCAAGTTCCGGATTTTCTATTTCTTCCAGGCGTTCATAGCCTACTTTTGCCAACCATATTTTAAATGGTTCTGCTTTGGGTGAAGGGACGGATTGAATCAATCTCAGTAATTGATTTACGTCGGCAACATCAGTAAGGCGCATTTTATCATCGGAGGCTCTCATTTTCAAAGCGTTACAATTTGTAACGGTTTCATTTCCTTCGGCTTTAAGTCTCTTTTTTAAAACACGCCAATATACTTGCGGATTTGGACTATCAGTTAAAACTGCAATCACATCAACAATTGCAAAATACCACTTCTGTTCGGATTCGCTCCATTCAGAACGGATTTTTTTACTTTCAAAGAGTTTTATGTTGGGCATAATGTTACTCGTTTTGTTTATAACTCAACAATCTTAAATGTTTCGGGAAACGTTTTACCATCGAGATAAATTTCGTAATCTGAAAATTCTTTTGTGGAACACATATTTGATTATTTTTAATTCTAAAATACCTGGTAACCTTCATGATCTCTTTCAAGTAAAGGGAGTAAACCTTTCATGTAACCAAGAAAAGCTGGATCATAATCATATTGCCAAGCATACAGACCTGAATTTTCATAACCCTTAACGAAACCAATTGAAAGCATGTTGATTTTGTTTAACCATAATTGAACACTTTTCCTGTTTATTTCTTTTGGGCTAACTTTTATGTGGTTTTCAAGTCTTTTAACTAATTCCTTGTCAACAACAACTAACCTTGTATCTGAAGCAATAACTTTATAAAGATTTGCAACTTCGGGATAGTCCATTTCATCTTCCATTTTTATTAAGCGTTGATGTTTTTCATTTGTATCAGACATTAATTCTCTGCGTAAAGCATCCGTTATTAAATCAGCGGGCGAATCAGCTGCCACTCTGTTTTCTTCAAATAACTTTTCAAGAATCTGACTTGGTAATGTAAAAGCAGGATGGCGGTTATAAAGCGGAGATTGAATTTTGAAATCAATTAATGTTGCAATATAATCTTCATTGTTTCTTCTAACTCTACCACCGGTTTGAATTAGGTTTGCTATACCTGCTCGCTCACGAAATGCAGAGCGAAAAGAAAAATCAACACCTGCTTCCACGCAACTTGTTGATACCAATGTCCATTCTTGTACTCCAAAATGAAGACGTTGTTTTATTAATTCCAAAATCAATTCTCTGTGAACAGGTGCAAGTGCAGTTGAAAGATGTAAAACATCATGTCCAGATTTACGCATAGATTCAGCAAGAACTGCTGCAGACTGAACTGTATTCATTATAACAAGTCGTGGACCCGTTTTACTTTGTATCAAATCAATCAATCCTTTTTCGTCAAGCAAGGTATTATGGCGTAAAGGTGTTATCCGTTTTGTTTCTTGTTTAAGTGCTTCATTTCTTATTTCTTTTGGGATTAATTCCGGTAATTTTACAGTCAGATCCATCATATCTTTTAATTCCCAAAATCTTGGCAAAGAGCCTGAAGCAAAAACAAAATGACAACTCCATTTATCTGAAAATTCCTTTAACCATTTCCAAGTTTGTGGCCAAAGAAAATTCGGTATTGATGCATGAGTTTCGTCAATAAAAACACCACTTCCGGGTAGTTCATGGAGTTTACGAAGTTTAGATGGGTGATTGCTTGCTATTGTTTCAAAAAACTGAACAGCAGTTGTAACAATGATTGGAGCTTTCCATAATGTAGAAAATTGTCTTGTTTGTAATGTTTCAAAATCTGCCTGATGATGATGTTCTGCAACTACTTCATCTGCTTTTTCCCCAGGTAAAATGAGTGACTTCCTATAAATATCAACAGATTGTTTAATGATATTTGTGTATGGTAACACAACTATTATATGCCTTAAATTTTTTGTAATAGCTGTTTTTAATAAATGAGCCATGATTGCTGTTGTTTTTCCGGTTCCAACCGGACTATCGCAGGCATAAAAAGATGGAGTTGTGTCTGCCTCTTTGCAGGCATCATATATTTTTCTTCGTAATAAATTTCTTTCACTCTTTTCAGTGTCTTTTCCTAAGCCATTTATATAAATATCAAGAGCTTTTAACCTTTCTTTCCATTTTGCTTCAACCTTGGTAGAGGGATATTCTTGCCCATAATTATTTGCGGTATCACCATGATCTGCATCTACTAAACATGAAAGGGCAATACGCCGTGTCAATCCATTCCAATCAGAAGCTCTATCAATATGTTTATTAATATTCTCACAACCAGATTGAATGTGTTTTGAGAGATAATCTTTCAAATATTGTTCAGTTCGAGTTTCTAAATTTGGATCGCGAAGGAATAATTCTGCTTTTGATCGTTCTTGAGGTATAGATTGTAATCCTATGTGGTGGGCATAGACTATTAATGCTGATTCTACTAAATCATTATTAACTAAGTTTTTTGTGCCAGCATCTACATGATTAATGGGTAAACCTTTTCCACCACCTATAAAGAGTACTTTTTGGTTATCATCATCAAGCTTACCCAAATCGTGAAAAAGGGCAGCCGCACGTACAGCTTCAAATAAATACTCATAGTTACCTTTATAATAAGAAGCCAGATTTTTTATATTTTTCTCTGCTCTTCTTAATACTTCTGAAATATGTTTGTAGTAAGATTGAGCAGGTACAGGCGGATTCTTTCCTTTACTATGTGCTAGCCACTCGGTCATTTATATTTCTTTCATCAAATCTCTAATTGATTTCACTTTTTTCTTTAATTCATCAGGTACGTCCTTTTCAGTTGGTATTTTGTATTCTGCACGTGATGTTGATGGCTTCTCGGGTTCCTTTAGTTTAATTGGAGTTAATGCTGAGATGAGATCAAAATCAGAACAGGAACCGAGAGGAGAATTGTGTTCAATATACCATGCGTGCAGGATTTCAACTTGTGAACGAATATATGAAGCTGTATTTGTATAAGCATAAGGTATTACTTTTGTTAAAAGTTCAATATCCTGCATAGTACAACCAGTCTTGTAAGCTACTGCGGGATTTACAAAGAAGGGCATACAATACAAACCATGCTGTGCTATTCTATAGCTCAATGGAGCCATTCCTCTATCTTTGCCTTCTTCAACACCAGATTTATTCGTAGTAGTTAATCTTTCTATATTGATTGGAGCAATAGAAACCCCAAGACCAAATTGAACCACGCCAGTCTTAATACTTGTCGAGGAACCTTCTTCGAGAAATGTATTTCCAAATACACGTCCATCCCAAAATTTCTGTTTAAATTTTTCTTGATTATTTTTTAGTAACTCAATAATTTTTGTTCTATCCCGATCCCTTTTTTCTAGAATATCAAACCCATCATTGATTTTAAGTTTTTGAGCAATACTTTTCCATACCTCTCCATCTTTATCTTCTATTAAGTCGCGAAGTTTGCGTTTGAACGAAACAGGCGATATTTCACCTCTCTGATCATTCCTTTGGCGCGGATCGCTTTCTTTATCAGGATCTCCATTAGGATTAGAATTAATAACTTCAATGACCAACAAGCCTGTGGCACGATTAAAAATTTCTTTGTTTGTTTTATTTGACATAATGAACTCCATTAGATTTGTTAAAAAATATTTTAATTATTCTCATTATTTTATTTAAAAGTACTGTCAGAAACAGATTCTGCTTTACTTTCTGATCTTGATAAATATCCTAAAAGTATTTGCGCTCTTTCTGCACTGGAAGTCGATGAAGGTAAGTCTTTATTACTAAGCAAATCAGTAACCTTTCCAAGTTCACCTACGGCCCATCTTGCTAACTTCACTTTCTCTCCAGATTCTTTTCTTGTCCATGCTTGATAAACACCTAACCTTTTTGAAAGCATATCAAGTGCAGAGACGGGATTATCTAATGCAATCTGAAGATGTGAATTACCCAACAGTTGTGGGGGGATACTTCCTCCACGCACATTGTTACAATATTCAAAGTGAAGAGTATCTATCAATGATAAAAATCTACCAATATAGAAAAATGTGTCTTTCATATAGTTCTCCTTTTTAATTCCAAGTTTGAATAAATAAATAGATAAAATTGATATTGCTTTTAAAACAGTAAATCTTGCATCAAGATAAAAAACTGTAATCTCATTTTTATGGTCAGAATTGCCTAATCCTATAAGGAGAGATTGTGTTCTTTGAAGGGTAAGGTTAAGTAAGTTTTCAATTAAATACGTTTGCCTATTCTGTGTATCAAAGAAAATATCGTATATATCTCCTAAAGAAATTCCTGAGACAGAAGATGTATCTTGTCCAAATCTAATCCACTGTTTTTGAGTAATTTGAACAAGATCAGCAGGGAAAGGGCACCAAGGTGAAAGAAAAATTACCTTCGATTCATTGTTATTAAGAAATTGAGAAATTAATTCAGATTTACTCTGTTGTTTTGCAGTTTTTCTTTCAATTTCTTTTCTGAAAAATGGTAAAGAAAAATTGGGGTAATTTCTAGCAGCTTCACGCCATAGTTCATCAGCTTGTACTAATTGAGAAATTGTATAAATACGCTGCAAAGAAACCTGTGTGCGCCCTAAGTCTGCTTTTCGTAAAGCAATAATCCTTAAAAGATCATTAGCTTTAACAATTTCCTTTCCTTTTAACGCATCAACTACAACCTTTGCTGTTGCTTCATAATTGCTCTCACTAAAGTCATGCTGACTCACTCCACCTAATAAATAAGCTTTGTTAACATTGATATCTGGTTTGTTCTCAAGATATGCTATAAGTAAATCTCTCTTATCCATTAATCCTGGAACAAGACACCAAGTTTTCTCTTTTCTTGATTCCTCAGTAATCCAATTTAAAGAATCCTGAATTGTATTAGCTTCTTTTCTTCCAATTGGTATTATATCTGTGCTGATCTTTTTGTATCGGGTTTGACAAGGAGTTTGATCGTTTACTGAGAAAAGATAAGTCTCCCCTATTGGTAATTTTGGATTGGGAAATTTGTCATTTTCTAGAATTTGTTCTATGCCTGATAACGCGCTTATCCCAATAGTTACATTAGTTGTCTGTGCAGTTGAATCATCTTGCATTTTAAATAAGCATTCGCTGACAAAATTTTCAAACTTTTGGTTGGCAACACGAATGGAAAAATTTTCCCAGTCACTTACATCGAGCATTAAAGGTATCTCTGCAACATATTCTTGTTTTTTATTTTCCCATTTATTACCTATTAAAATATTCTCAATTAAGGAATAAGGAATATCGTTCTCTTTTTGCTTTAATTTAATTGACAAATCATAAATGAAATCATCTACTTTTGAAATCAAGAATCTTTTCATTAATTCTGCGAGTGCTTGATATTCTTTGTTATTTGTTTCAATAAAAGGTAGAAGATTTGTAACTCTCTCTTGTAGTCTATTCCACCAATTATTTTCTGAATCGGTAATATTTAATTCTCTATTCTCTCCAATTAATAATCTTCTTTTTTGATATTCATCTTTATTTAGATTATTTAATTTTTTTCTAATTTGATCATCTTTCCCTACTTTCCAAATTGGTTTTTGCAATTTCAGCATAGGAAAGCGATTATGATTTCCTTGACTTGTAGTCCATAATCTTGCGATATCATCTCTATTCCGAAATTCTATTCTGTCAACTTTACCTTCTTTATTTAATCCAACAATTAATCCATCTTTTCTCCCTGGCTCTTTAATATCTGGATGTCTTTTAGTAAGATTGATACCACATCTTTCCAGACTTTTATAAAGAACATATCCTTCATTCAACATATTCGAGTACCCCTTTCTTAATCCATACATCTTGTTTATATGATGGATCATATTTATTTGGCCCGCTGAAAACAGAAAAGAGCATTGAGGGAATTATTTGTTCGATAGATTCTTCAACTTTAGTTTCTTCACGGAATAACCCAACATAAGTTGGTGTAAATTCTTTCCATCCCAAACAAGGAACGTGATACCATTTTCCATTCCTCAGTCTTTTTATAAATTTATCTTGGAGTAAATGCAAATGATTTGTTGTAATTACATCATTGTTATTCGGCAGGTCTAGTTCTTCAACAATTCCATAAATTCGATAACAAACATTTGTAAGAATTGTAGCAAATAATTGAAAGTTATCAGTTCCACTTTTTCTTAAAGGTCCGTGATAATTATTTGTATAGCGGTGATAGTGAATTGGAGCGCATATTTCAACTTTCGTTGGTTTTATATATGCACTCTTAACTCGTGCAATTGATTCAAACATACCTTTTGCTGCTGAATATGTTGGAGCGGGATAGGAAATTGGCGTTGCCCCTGTATCCGGTCTTGTAAACATTGCTGCTGGTCCAGCAATTTCAAATTTAACTTCATAAGGTTTTGTTTTTTTTGACATAGTGTTTCCCTTTTAATTATATAAAATTAGTTTTAAATAATATCATAAGAATAAATTTTCTTCAAGATCATAACCAGATTTTCTGCATAACTATTTTTGCCAATCAGGATGAAACTTGCCAAGGTCATGAAGAAAACCAGCTAATTCTGCCCAATCCTTATTACCAAATTCTTCTGCAAATTTTCCAGTAAGTTTTGCAACGGCATCAAGATGAACTTTTAATAGGTGTGGTTCTTTCCAGTTCCCATCTTCCTTCAGTTTTACGTGTGCAATAAATCCTTTCTTCATAACCCGCCTTAAAAATTAATAAACTTTGTGAGTTTAAAAAGATGACTTTCAAAGAATGTTATTTTGATTTTTGAAGTAATAGAAAATTGATCCAATTCTGAAATTTATTTCAATAATTTCCTTTGTGGAAGCACTTTTAACTGTCCCGGCTAATGTCTGAATTGTAGATTTAAATGTAAAAATTATTCTTCATAATCTCTTTAAAATATTTATAACAGCATTTCATTGTCTATTTTTTTCTTTTCTTCTTTTTTTTCTTTAGTTGGTCTTTTTTCTCTTCAAACTCAGCAAAGAATTCTTTAATATTTACGTAAATCTTAGCAACAACATCTGAAGCTGTTTTTTTATCAAGCTCTTCTTCTGCAATGATCATTGCATTTGCAAGAAAATCATCTTTCTTGTTTTTGTTTTTTTCAAAGTAGGCAAGGTGTATTTCAAAAACCAGATCGTACGCCCAATTAAGTAAATCTTCTTCAATTTCTGTCGGTTCTTCTCCTTCAGTAATTTTATTAAATCTTTCCAGAAGATAACCATAAGCTTCAAGTGCTGGTCCGGCAAGCAATAAATATATTATTGCTCCTTCGGGCAGGAAATAAAATATATCATCAAAAGATGAAATCAATTCTTTTGTGAATATATCTAACTCAGGAATGTTATTATTAGGTAGATCTGTGATATTTAATTCTTCAAAATCAATCTCAATTGAATTGAACCAACTAACTTTTGCAGCTTGATTAAGATTATTGAGACGTAGGTGATCGGAAGCAATTTTTTCGTTATATATATTTAGAATTTCCTCAATAACAAATTCTGCTTCTTTATCATCACTGAATGCAGACTTGTTTTTTCTGCTTAAATATTTACTAATTTGAATATCCGCAAAGAGATGATAATCACTTTTTATTTCTTCAATTGATTTTTTCATTCGTAATCCCCGATCATATATTATTTGAGAACGGATATTTTCCGCACAACGAAGGATTGTCGTTTTATATTTCTAACAATGCTTTAAAACTAATAAAATTATCAACGAATATCGAGAATGGATAAATTCTTCTTTTGCTGGCTGTTTCCTTTAGTCTAAATTTGTGTAAATAAATTAAAAAATATTTCATCCCATCAGTTTGCTAAAATTTTCAGTAATAAATAAAGATAAAGCCTCCAAAGCCCGTGCAGGTTTTTTTGAAACGGATCACGGAGTAGTTGAAACTCCTGCGTTTATGCCTGTCGGCACTCAGGGAACTGTAAAAGCTGTTAATCAGGATTATCTCGAAAAAGATATTAATGCACAAATAATACTTTCAAATACTTATCATCTCTATCTACGACCGGGAACTGAGGTTCTCGAAAAAGCTGGCGGACTTCATAAATTTATGAACTGGCAAAAACCAATTTTAACTGACAGCGGCGGCTACCAGGTTTACAGTCTTTCAAGTCTGAGAAAGTTAAAAGAAGATGGAGTGGAATTCAGATCTCATCTCGACGGCTCAACTCATTTCTTTTCACCAGAAAAAGTAATTAAGATCCAACGAAGTATTGGCTCTGACATTATGATGGTTCTTGATGAATGTACTCCTTATCCTTGCGATTATGAGTATGCAAAAAAATCAACCGAACTCACAAGCAAATGGGCAATTTTAAACAAGGAAGCTTTTGAAAATACAAAACCGTTGTACGATCACAATCAATTTCTTTTTGGAATAATTCAGGGAAGTGTTTACGAAGATCTTAGAGAAAGCTCAGCAAAAGATTTACTGCAAAATAATTTTGATGGTTATGCGATCGGCGGATTAGCAGTAGGTGAACCGACAGAGATGATGTATGATATAACAAATTTTACGACCGATTTTATGCCGGAAGATAAACCGAGATATCTGATGGGAGTCGGTCGTCCCGAAAATATACTTGAATCAATTGATCGTGGAATCGATATGTTCGATTGTGTTATGCCAACCAGAAATGCAAGACATGGAGTTCTCTTCACAAATTCAGGTGTATTAACACTGACAAACGCAAAATTTAAAGATGATTTTGAAAAAGTTGATGAAAATTGTAACTGCTATACTTGTCAAAATTATTCAAGAGCATACTTAAGGCATCTGTTTAATTCCGGAGAATTATTAGCTTTGCAACTGGCAAGTATTCATAATCTGCATTTCTATATTTCAATGATGAGTGAAGCAAGAAAACGGATACTTGAAGGATCATTTAAAGAATGGAAAAATAAAACAATGAAAAAAATATCAATCAAAAATAATCTCCGTGAAAACGGGATGGAGGAATAGTGAATCAATTATTAATTGCAATGGCTCCACAAGGAGGAGAAGGCGGCGGTGGATTAGTTAGTACGCTGATCATGTTCGGCGCAATCTTTTTAATTTTTTATTTTATGATTATCAGACCGCAGCAGAAACGAGCTAAGGAAAGAGATAAACTTCTTTCAAATCTTGAGAAAGGTGATAAGGTAGTTACTAATGGCGGAATCCATGGTATAATCTCAGGCTTAGAGGAGAAGACTGCTCTTTTACAAATCAGTGAGAATACAAAAATTAAAATTGAACGATCAGCAATAACAACAGTCCTTCCCAAATAATCTTGATATTATATAGCCCTAAATAATCATTCAGTAAAAAAATGATAACCATTGCCCCGGAAAGTTAGCCGGGGTTTTTTATGATATAAATATGCTCTTGCAAAATTTTTTTTCTTTAATGCAATCAATCTATTTTTACATTAAGAAAATTATTTTCTAAAATTGAATTCGGATTTAAGTATGAAAGCTTTATACAATTTATGCTTTTTGATCTTATTATTTACAATCTGCTTAAACGCTCAGAAGAAAGTTTATATAGCATATATTGAAGGAGATATTGACCTTGGTCTTGCGCCTTATGTAAGCAGAGTAGTTGCTGAAGCAGAAAAAGATAATGCCGAAGCAATAATTTTTAAGATCAATACTTTTGGCGGAAGAGTTGATGCTGCGACTCAGATTAAAGATGCAATTATCAACACTGACTTGCTTACAATTGCCTTCATTAATAACCGGGCAATTTCTGCTGGAGCTTTGATTGCACTCTCCTGCAAAAAAATTGTTATGGTTCCCGGAAGCTTAATCGGTGCTGCAACTGTTGTTGATCAACAGGGTGAGAAAGTAGGTGAGAAGTATCAATCTTATATGCGTTCTGAAATGCGATCAACTGCTGAGAAAAACGGAAGACGTGTTGATATAGCTGAAGGAATGGTTGATGAACGGGTAGTTGTGCCAGGAATTGATGATTCGACAAAACTAATTACACTTACTTCAACTGAAGCACTAAAATATGGTTTTGCCGATACACTGTTAAAAGATTATGATGAAATTTTTGCATATTTCAAATTAGGAAATGCAGAAAAAGTATTTCAGAAATCCAACTGGGCAGAAGATGTCGTCCGTTTTCTGAATAATGGAATAGTTTCATCAATCCTTATAATGATTGGAATATTCGGGTTAATGGCTGAAATAAAATCACCTGGCTGGGGGCTTCCCGGAACGGCAGCTTTAATCGCTCTTGCACTATTCTTCGGTTCATCATACATACTTCAGCTTGCTTCCGTAATTGAAATCCTGATGTTCGTTGCTGGACTTGTTTTGCTTCTGCTTGAGATTTTTGTAATCCCCGGTTTTGGAGTTGCAGGTATTAGTGGAATCATCCTGATAATAGCATCACTTTTTTTATCAATGCTTGGTGCAGATCCGTTTCTTGATTTTAATGCTGTCTCAATGGCAATCATCAAATTGACGATAGGATTAGCGGCTGCGCTGGTTCTTATTTTTCTGCTTGCAAGATTTTTACCCAAATCCAATTTCTTTAAGAAATTTATTTTATCTGAAGAAGAAAAAGCAACTGAAGGCTATACTTCACGTGCGAATTTATCTGAACTTCTTGGCGCTGAAGGAATTGCTGTAACAACACTCCGCCCTGCAGGAACCGCCGAGATTAACGGAAAACGTGTTGATGTTGTTACCGATTCTGAATACATCGAACATGGTAAACCAATTGTTGTGAG is from Ignavibacteriota bacterium and encodes:
- the cas1c gene encoding type I-C CRISPR-associated endonuclease Cas1 produces the protein MKKHLNTLYITSDKAFVRKERETFIVEVTDDEGVSKKAFQAPIHTIENIVCFGFKPLTPQVMAFCAENNVGISYLTETGKFLARVYGAQKGNVLLRKTQYAISDNEFESLKIAKPIIAAKVSNYRYILLRHQRNHPENCPDAVVDAAETLGRRLNNIKQAETLKELRGYEGECANTYFGVLSSLITSQREDFLFTQRSKRPPLDPANALLSFLYAILANDVRSALETVGLDPQVGFLHQLRSGRPSLALDIMEEFRAYLGDRVMLNLINLKQVSIKDFEIRESGEVRMSDNARKELLSAYQKRKQEEITHPFLGEKMTIGLLPHIQAQLLARYIRGDIEDYPPFYLK
- the cas4 gene encoding CRISPR-associated protein Cas4, which produces MFTEDDFIMISALQHYIFCPRQCGLIHVDDVWQDNLFTVRGEILHEKVDTDTYETRGDIKTVRGLRIHSFKYGLVGRCDVVEFKHTSKGKEIFPVEFKAGEPKEDISDKVQLCAQVLCLEEMQDTQISSAAFFYGKIRRRNLVTIDEELRSQTLQVIQAVREIVDKKIIPRIEYNSKCRNCSLQSICQPKAMNKRKLQNYIKDLYS
- a CDS encoding phage antirepressor protein, encoding MMPNIKLFESKKIRSEWSESEQKWYFAIVDVIAVLTDSPNPQVYWRVLKKRLKAEGNETVTNCNALKMRASDDKMRLTDVADVNQLLRLIQSVPSPKAEPFKIWLAKVGYERLEEIENPELAQHRMREIYKAKGYSDEWIEKRVRGIFVRDELTNEWKKRGVKEGLEYAILTAEISKATFGFTPSDYKKHKGLTKAQENLRDHMTDLELIFTMLGEASTTEIARTKNAHGFVPNKNAAREGGSVAGKARKDLEKKSGRKVVTKENYKALTEKQKRKIDKGRK
- a CDS encoding DEAD/DEAH box helicase family protein encodes the protein MTEWLAHSKGKNPPVPAQSYYKHISEVLRRAEKNIKNLASYYKGNYEYLFEAVRAAALFHDLGKLDDDNQKVLFIGGGKGLPINHVDAGTKNLVNNDLVESALIVYAHHIGLQSIPQERSKAELFLRDPNLETRTEQYLKDYLSKHIQSGCENINKHIDRASDWNGLTRRIALSCLVDADHGDTANNYGQEYPSTKVEAKWKERLKALDIYINGLGKDTEKSERNLLRRKIYDACKEADTTPSFYACDSPVGTGKTTAIMAHLLKTAITKNLRHIIVVLPYTNIIKQSVDIYRKSLILPGEKADEVVAEHHHQADFETLQTRQFSTLWKAPIIVTTAVQFFETIASNHPSKLRKLHELPGSGVFIDETHASIPNFLWPQTWKWLKEFSDKWSCHFVFASGSLPRFWELKDMMDLTVKLPELIPKEIRNEALKQETKRITPLRHNTLLDEKGLIDLIQSKTGPRLVIMNTVQSAAVLAESMRKSGHDVLHLSTALAPVHRELILELIKQRLHFGVQEWTLVSTSCVEAGVDFSFRSAFRERAGIANLIQTGGRVRRNNEDYIATLIDFKIQSPLYNRHPAFTLPSQILEKLFEENRVAADSPADLITDALRRELMSDTNEKHQRLIKMEDEMDYPEVANLYKVIASDTRLVVVDKELVKRLENHIKVSPKEINRKSVQLWLNKINMLSIGFVKGYENSGLYAWQYDYDPAFLGYMKGLLPLLERDHEGYQVF
- a CDS encoding type I CRISPR-associated protein Cas7 — translated: MSNKTNKEIFNRATGLLVIEVINSNPNGDPDKESDPRQRNDQRGEISPVSFKRKLRDLIEDKDGEVWKSIAQKLKINDGFDILEKRDRDRTKIIELLKNNQEKFKQKFWDGRVFGNTFLEEGSSTSIKTGVVQFGLGVSIAPINIERLTTTNKSGVEEGKDRGMAPLSYRIAQHGLYCMPFFVNPAVAYKTGCTMQDIELLTKVIPYAYTNTASYIRSQVEILHAWYIEHNSPLGSCSDFDLISALTPIKLKEPEKPSTSRAEYKIPTEKDVPDELKKKVKSIRDLMKEI
- the cas5 gene encoding CRISPR-associated protein Cas5, which encodes MSKKTKPYEVKFEIAGPAAMFTRPDTGATPISYPAPTYSAAKGMFESIARVKSAYIKPTKVEICAPIHYHRYTNNYHGPLRKSGTDNFQLFATILTNVCYRIYGIVEELDLPNNNDVITTNHLHLLQDKFIKRLRNGKWYHVPCLGWKEFTPTYVGLFREETKVEESIEQIIPSMLFSVFSGPNKYDPSYKQDVWIKKGVLEYVE
- a CDS encoding HD domain-containing protein produces the protein MKKGFIAHVKLKEDGNWKEPHLLKVHLDAVAKLTGKFAEEFGNKDWAELAGFLHDLGKFHPDWQK
- the tgt gene encoding tRNA guanosine(34) transglycosylase Tgt translates to MSLLKFSVINKDKASKARAGFFETDHGVVETPAFMPVGTQGTVKAVNQDYLEKDINAQIILSNTYHLYLRPGTEVLEKAGGLHKFMNWQKPILTDSGGYQVYSLSSLRKLKEDGVEFRSHLDGSTHFFSPEKVIKIQRSIGSDIMMVLDECTPYPCDYEYAKKSTELTSKWAILNKEAFENTKPLYDHNQFLFGIIQGSVYEDLRESSAKDLLQNNFDGYAIGGLAVGEPTEMMYDITNFTTDFMPEDKPRYLMGVGRPENILESIDRGIDMFDCVMPTRNARHGVLFTNSGVLTLTNAKFKDDFEKVDENCNCYTCQNYSRAYLRHLFNSGELLALQLASIHNLHFYISMMSEARKRILEGSFKEWKNKTMKKISIKNNLRENGMEE
- the yajC gene encoding preprotein translocase subunit YajC — its product is MAPQGGEGGGGLVSTLIMFGAIFLIFYFMIIRPQQKRAKERDKLLSNLEKGDKVVTNGGIHGIISGLEEKTALLQISENTKIKIERSAITTVLPK